A stretch of Mycobacterium sp. ITM-2016-00316 DNA encodes these proteins:
- a CDS encoding mycofactocin-coupled SDR family oxidoreductase, with protein sequence MAGRVEGKVAFITGAARGQGRSHAVRLAAEGADIIAVDICRTFENSPALGATAEDLAETAGLVKNLGRRIITAEVDVRDGAALQAAVDSGVEQLGRLDIIAANAGIGTTGVKLDRMSEDLWQEMIDVNLSGVWKSVKAGVPHMLAGGRGGSIILTSSVAGTKAYPHTGHYVAAKHGVVGLMRSFAVELGQHSIRVNSVHPTHVNSPMLMNEKTYRMFRPDLENPGQADLEPICRTFHMLPIPWVEVEDISNAVLFLASDEARYITGVTLPVDAGSCLK encoded by the coding sequence ATGGCTGGTCGGGTCGAGGGCAAGGTCGCTTTCATCACCGGTGCGGCGCGCGGGCAGGGCCGCAGCCACGCGGTGCGGCTGGCCGCCGAAGGTGCCGACATCATCGCCGTCGACATCTGCCGGACGTTCGAGAATTCGCCGGCGCTGGGCGCCACCGCCGAGGACCTCGCCGAGACGGCCGGGCTGGTCAAAAACCTCGGACGCCGGATCATTACCGCCGAGGTCGACGTCCGCGACGGCGCCGCCCTGCAGGCCGCCGTGGACAGCGGTGTGGAACAACTCGGGCGCCTCGACATCATCGCGGCCAACGCCGGGATCGGCACCACGGGGGTGAAACTCGACCGGATGTCCGAGGATCTCTGGCAGGAGATGATCGACGTCAACCTCAGCGGGGTGTGGAAATCGGTGAAGGCCGGTGTGCCGCACATGCTGGCGGGCGGGCGTGGCGGTTCCATCATCCTGACCAGCTCGGTGGCCGGCACCAAGGCCTACCCGCACACCGGACACTACGTGGCGGCCAAGCACGGGGTGGTCGGCCTGATGCGGTCCTTCGCCGTCGAGTTGGGGCAGCATTCGATCCGTGTCAACTCGGTGCATCCCACCCATGTCAACAGCCCGATGCTGATGAACGAGAAAACCTATCGGATGTTTCGCCCGGACCTGGAGAATCCGGGGCAGGCAGATCTGGAGCCGATCTGCCGGACGTTCCACATGCTGCCCATCCCGTGGGTGGAGGTCGAGGACATCAGCAATGCGGTGTTGTTCCTGGCCTCCGACGAGGCGCGCTACATCACCGGGGTGACGCTGCCCGTGGACGCCGGGAGCTGTCTGAAGTGA
- a CDS encoding TetR family transcriptional regulator produces MLDEGYAAATSRRVAAKAGVKPALVHYYFPSMDELYLAVLQAGAEINLDRQRRTLSADAPLRALWELNNATGAQLWMEFMALANHRKTIASEIAGYAERFRDLEEATLGAALRAHGVDTAAFPPVVMSMIVASLARIMVLEEGLGISRGHPEAKAFIDTYLDRFELPGGPGPAAQQPQSVESHDDGRSFVTGDAQR; encoded by the coding sequence ATGCTGGACGAAGGATATGCGGCGGCGACATCGCGGCGGGTGGCCGCGAAGGCCGGGGTGAAGCCGGCGCTGGTGCACTACTACTTCCCCAGCATGGACGAGTTGTATCTGGCCGTGCTGCAGGCCGGCGCCGAGATCAACCTCGACCGGCAGCGTCGGACGCTGAGTGCCGACGCACCCCTGCGTGCGTTGTGGGAACTGAACAACGCCACCGGCGCCCAGCTCTGGATGGAATTCATGGCACTGGCCAACCACCGCAAGACCATCGCCAGCGAGATCGCCGGGTACGCCGAACGGTTCCGCGATCTGGAGGAGGCCACGCTCGGCGCGGCCCTGCGCGCCCACGGGGTGGACACCGCCGCCTTCCCCCCGGTGGTGATGTCGATGATCGTGGCCAGCCTGGCGCGCATCATGGTGCTCGAGGAAGGCCTGGGAATCTCCCGCGGTCACCCGGAGGCGAAGGCATTCATCGACACGTACCTGGACCGGTTCGAGCTACCGGGCGGGCCAGGCCCCGCGGCGCAGCAGCCGCAATCCGTTGAGAGCCACGATGACGGTCGATCCTTCGTGACCGGCGACGCCCAACGGTAA
- a CDS encoding heavy metal translocating P-type ATPase, which produces MVTDVRQLQARTTRSTRSAAWSLSSVRWAVVALIFFALGLAAQLLGAPEIIWWTLYLACYAAGGWQPGLDGLRELAARRLDVDLLMVLAAVGAASIGQVFDGALLIVIFATSGALEDVATTRTADSVRALLSLAPERATLIDNGGERVVAATELRVGDRIQVRPGERIPADAAVLTGTSDVDQSSITGEPLPVPVGPGDEIFAGTLNGAGALQAGVIRDPAESVVARIVTLVAEASATKAHTQLFIEKVEQRYSVVMVAATLALFIVPQLFGEDLRSALLRAMTFMIVASPCALVLATMPPLLSAIATAGRHGVLVKSAVAMEHLATVDTVAFDKTGTLTTGTPRVVTAPSREVLRSAAAAERYSEHPLGRAIVAHARAGGIDIPPALDFQAVPGRGVRATVQSHHVEVVNPGAAPGPAIPEVTELEESGVTVVVVVIDGVPAGVIGLRDTARPAAADAVRALSGLTTHRPVLLTGDNRGAAAHLADEVGIGAVRAELLPDQKVAAVRELPGRVLVVGDGVNDAPAMAAAHASIAMGRSGADLTLQTADAVTVRDDLTAIPAVLALARRARRMVLANLAIAGTFIVVLVVWDLFWYLPLPLGVAGHEGSTVIVALNGLRLLRRGAWPAR; this is translated from the coding sequence ATGGTGACGGACGTTCGGCAGCTGCAAGCACGCACGACCCGGTCCACCCGCAGTGCGGCGTGGTCCCTGTCGTCGGTGCGGTGGGCGGTCGTGGCGCTGATCTTCTTCGCGCTGGGATTGGCCGCCCAACTACTCGGTGCGCCCGAAATCATCTGGTGGACCTTGTATCTCGCGTGCTACGCGGCGGGAGGGTGGCAGCCCGGACTCGACGGGTTGCGGGAGCTCGCCGCGCGGCGCCTCGATGTCGACCTGCTCATGGTGCTGGCAGCGGTCGGCGCCGCCTCGATCGGGCAGGTCTTCGACGGCGCACTGCTGATCGTCATCTTCGCGACCTCGGGTGCGTTGGAGGACGTGGCCACCACGCGGACAGCGGATTCCGTGCGCGCGCTGCTGAGCCTGGCGCCCGAACGCGCCACCTTGATCGACAACGGTGGCGAGCGCGTGGTGGCCGCCACCGAGTTGCGGGTCGGTGACCGCATCCAGGTGCGGCCCGGGGAACGCATTCCGGCGGACGCCGCGGTGCTGACCGGCACATCGGATGTCGACCAGTCCTCGATCACCGGTGAGCCGCTACCGGTCCCGGTCGGTCCCGGCGACGAGATCTTCGCGGGCACCCTGAACGGGGCCGGAGCATTGCAGGCCGGCGTCATCCGCGATCCCGCAGAGAGTGTGGTGGCGCGCATCGTCACCCTGGTGGCGGAGGCATCGGCCACCAAGGCCCACACCCAGCTGTTCATCGAGAAGGTCGAGCAGCGCTACTCGGTGGTCATGGTGGCCGCGACGCTGGCCCTGTTCATCGTGCCGCAGCTGTTCGGTGAGGACCTGCGCTCGGCGCTGCTGCGGGCGATGACGTTCATGATCGTCGCGTCCCCGTGCGCTCTTGTGCTGGCCACCATGCCGCCGTTGCTGTCAGCCATCGCTACCGCCGGTCGGCACGGCGTGCTGGTCAAATCGGCTGTCGCCATGGAACATCTGGCCACCGTGGACACCGTTGCGTTCGACAAGACGGGCACCCTCACCACGGGCACGCCCCGGGTGGTGACCGCCCCCTCACGGGAGGTCCTGCGGTCGGCCGCGGCGGCCGAACGCTACAGCGAACATCCACTCGGGCGGGCGATCGTCGCGCATGCCCGCGCCGGCGGGATCGACATCCCGCCGGCGCTCGACTTCCAGGCGGTACCGGGGCGCGGGGTGCGGGCGACGGTGCAGTCGCACCACGTCGAGGTGGTCAATCCCGGTGCGGCACCGGGCCCGGCGATACCGGAGGTGACCGAACTGGAGGAATCCGGTGTGACCGTCGTCGTCGTCGTCATCGACGGAGTGCCGGCCGGGGTGATCGGTCTGCGTGACACCGCACGCCCCGCCGCGGCGGACGCGGTGCGCGCTTTGTCGGGCCTCACCACGCATCGTCCGGTGCTGCTGACCGGGGACAATCGCGGAGCCGCGGCGCATCTGGCGGACGAGGTGGGCATCGGTGCGGTGCGCGCGGAACTGCTACCGGACCAGAAGGTGGCCGCGGTGCGAGAACTGCCCGGCCGGGTGCTGGTGGTCGGCGACGGTGTCAATGACGCTCCGGCGATGGCGGCGGCGCACGCGTCGATCGCGATGGGGCGCTCCGGTGCAGACCTGACCCTGCAGACCGCGGACGCGGTCACCGTCCGCGACGATCTGACCGCCATCCCGGCGGTGCTGGCCCTGGCCCGGCGCGCGCGCCGGATGGTGCTGGCCAATCTGGCCATCGCCGGGACCTTCATCGTGGTGCTGGTGGTGTGGGACCTGTTCTGGTACTTACCTTTACCGTTGGGCGTCGCCGGTCACGAAGGATCGACCGTCATCGTGGCTCTCAACGGATTGCGGCTGCTGCGCCGCGGGGCCTGGCCCGCCCGGTAG
- a CDS encoding metalloregulator ArsR/SmtB family transcription factor, translated as MGHGVDGSGGQERSDTGSVLTPPVTSLDPASAVKVAETLQALASPNRLLILTRLRQAPCTVTDLSAAVGMEQSAVSNQLRLLRALGLVTGDRAGRNIVYRLFDNHVAQLLDEAVFHIEHLRLGARDDTA; from the coding sequence ATGGGACACGGCGTGGACGGTTCCGGAGGCCAGGAGCGCAGCGACACGGGAAGTGTGCTGACCCCTCCGGTGACGTCACTGGACCCCGCCTCGGCGGTCAAGGTCGCCGAAACGCTGCAGGCCCTCGCCTCGCCGAATCGACTGCTGATCCTCACCCGGCTGCGCCAGGCCCCGTGCACGGTGACCGACCTGTCGGCCGCCGTCGGGATGGAGCAATCCGCGGTGTCCAATCAGTTGCGGCTGCTGCGCGCACTGGGCCTGGTGACCGGTGATCGCGCGGGCCGCAACATCGTCTACCGCCTCTTCGACAATCATGTCGCGCAACTGCTGGACGAAGCGGTTTTTCACATCGAGCATCTGCGCCTCGGCGCCCGCGACGACACCGCGTAA
- a CDS encoding MPT63 family protein, with protein MKTTSIAAAFAAAAIAAAGAITALSAPIAIADDHNAVNTTHLGSQAELVDGNVVQGWTVTGLKVSTDTIPYQPQGTLWEATATDQAIQGSAIPIVSNFNARARDGQTYRALFGVATAQGVNPATLAQGQQTSGKVYFDVTGSAPDSVVYATNATDLIVWVTPPPAASTGGAAAAGGTWTYPAPGETSPYTATLEISPTETPAAPADAEATTPAPTTVPAEAGRQGTPLPEGTAETAAVPAGSQGTPLPEGEPGLTPAGVQEVPAAAAVPPAEGAVPTAVEGTAPAPAAVDGTLPGDEARIDGGSQGTPLPEGAAPTTTPVIAPPA; from the coding sequence GTGAAGACCACCAGCATCGCGGCCGCGTTTGCGGCTGCGGCCATTGCAGCCGCAGGGGCGATCACCGCCCTCAGCGCGCCGATCGCGATTGCCGACGACCACAACGCCGTGAACACCACCCACCTCGGGAGCCAGGCCGAACTCGTCGACGGCAACGTCGTGCAGGGCTGGACGGTCACCGGCCTGAAGGTCAGCACCGACACGATCCCCTACCAGCCGCAGGGCACCCTCTGGGAGGCCACGGCCACCGACCAGGCCATCCAGGGCAGCGCGATCCCGATCGTGTCCAACTTCAACGCCCGCGCCCGGGACGGCCAGACCTACCGCGCGCTGTTCGGCGTGGCGACCGCCCAGGGTGTCAACCCGGCGACGCTGGCGCAGGGCCAGCAGACCTCCGGCAAGGTCTACTTCGACGTCACCGGCTCGGCGCCAGACAGCGTCGTCTACGCCACCAACGCCACCGACCTGATCGTCTGGGTCACCCCGCCGCCCGCCGCAAGCACCGGTGGTGCCGCAGCGGCCGGCGGCACCTGGACCTACCCGGCCCCGGGCGAGACGTCGCCGTACACCGCGACCCTCGAGATCTCACCCACGGAGACCCCGGCCGCTCCGGCGGACGCCGAGGCGACCACACCCGCACCCACCACGGTCCCGGCCGAAGCCGGCCGCCAGGGCACCCCGCTGCCCGAGGGCACCGCGGAGACCGCTGCGGTCCCGGCCGGCAGCCAGGGCACGCCGCTGCCGGAGGGCGAGCCGGGCCTGACCCCGGCCGGCGTGCAGGAAGTCCCGGCGGCTGCGGCTGTTCCCCCCGCCGAGGGCGCGGTACCGACCGCCGTGGAGGGCACCGCGCCGGCACCGGCCGCCGTCGACGGCACCCTGCCCGGCGACGAGGCCCGCATCGACGGAGGCAGCCAGGGCACCCCGTTGCCCGAGGGCGCGGCGCCGACCACCACCCCGGTCATCGCACCGCCGGCGTAA
- a CDS encoding Ppx/GppA phosphatase family protein, with product MTVGAVDCGTNSIRLLIAEPGGDGRLRDVHRDMRIVRLGQGVDATGEFAPEALARTESALSDYVELMRSHGVRKVCMVATSAARDAGNRDEFFAMTARLLGSVSPGAVAEVITGTEEAELSFRGAVGELDPGAAPFVVVDLGGGSTELVLGDSEVTASYSADIGCVRIKERCLHTDPPTAAEIGAARAVVRERLAEALAVVPVEGAHTWVGVAGTFTTLAALAHRLPVYDPAAIHLSRTAFSDLLPVCAQLIAMSGEQRLALGPMHEGRADVIPGGAIIVEELARVLAERAGLSELVVSEHDILDGIALSIA from the coding sequence ATGACGGTCGGTGCCGTGGACTGCGGCACCAACTCGATCCGCCTGCTCATCGCCGAACCCGGCGGGGACGGGCGGCTGCGCGATGTGCACCGCGACATGCGCATCGTGCGACTGGGCCAAGGTGTGGATGCCACCGGGGAGTTCGCCCCGGAAGCGTTGGCACGCACCGAGTCCGCGCTGTCCGACTATGTCGAGCTGATGCGTTCGCACGGCGTGCGCAAGGTCTGCATGGTGGCGACGTCGGCGGCCCGCGATGCCGGCAACCGCGACGAGTTCTTCGCGATGACCGCGCGGCTGCTGGGTTCGGTATCGCCGGGCGCAGTCGCCGAGGTGATCACCGGGACCGAGGAAGCCGAGCTGTCCTTCCGCGGAGCTGTCGGTGAACTTGACCCCGGCGCAGCGCCTTTCGTGGTGGTCGATCTGGGCGGTGGTTCCACCGAACTGGTGCTCGGCGACTCGGAGGTGACAGCGTCCTACTCGGCCGATATCGGCTGTGTGCGGATCAAGGAACGCTGCCTGCATACGGATCCGCCGACGGCAGCCGAGATCGGCGCCGCCCGGGCGGTGGTGCGTGAACGGCTGGCCGAAGCCCTGGCGGTGGTCCCGGTCGAGGGCGCCCACACCTGGGTGGGGGTGGCCGGCACCTTCACCACGCTGGCGGCGCTGGCGCACCGGCTGCCGGTGTACGACCCTGCGGCGATTCACCTGTCGCGGACGGCCTTCAGCGATCTGCTGCCGGTCTGCGCGCAGCTCATCGCGATGTCCGGCGAGCAGCGGCTGGCGCTCGGACCCATGCACGAGGGCCGGGCCGATGTCATCCCGGGTGGCGCGATCATCGTCGAGGAACTGGCCCGGGTCCTGGCCGAACGGGCCGGCCTGAGCGAACTCGTGGTCAGCGAGCACGACATCCTGGACGGTATTGCGCTGTCCATCGCCTAG
- a CDS encoding DUF501 domain-containing protein — translation MVEQADLDAVAQQLGREPRGVLEIAYRCPNGEPAVVKTAPKLPDGTPFPTLYYLTHPVLTAAASRLESSGLMREMTERLAQDPELAAAYLRAHESFLAERDAIEPLGTTFTGGGMPDRVKCLHVVMAHSLAKGPGLNPFGDEALALLAAEPGMAAILDREVWT, via the coding sequence GTGGTTGAGCAGGCAGACCTGGACGCCGTCGCGCAGCAACTCGGTCGTGAGCCGCGCGGCGTCTTGGAGATCGCGTACCGGTGTCCCAACGGGGAGCCCGCCGTGGTGAAGACGGCACCGAAACTTCCTGACGGGACCCCGTTCCCGACGCTGTACTACCTGACCCATCCGGTGCTGACCGCCGCCGCGAGCCGGTTGGAGTCCTCGGGCCTGATGCGGGAGATGACCGAGCGACTGGCGCAGGATCCCGAGCTGGCGGCGGCCTATCTGCGGGCCCACGAGTCCTTCCTCGCCGAACGTGATGCCATCGAACCGCTGGGCACCACGTTCACCGGCGGCGGTATGCCCGACCGGGTCAAGTGCCTGCACGTGGTGATGGCGCATTCGCTGGCCAAGGGCCCGGGGCTCAACCCGTTCGGCGACGAGGCGCTCGCGCTGCTGGCCGCCGAACCCGGCATGGCCGCGATCCTGGACCGCGAGGTGTGGACATGA
- a CDS encoding septum formation initiator family protein, producing MPDAKRPDPRRRGPAPRPGRAGGAGRPRAASRREPRAIESREGREAREAADALQSGAGSPDPGPDTVAEAIRKSVAESAEQQSDQRFGSAARRAAILAAVVCVLTLTIAGPVRTYFAQRTEMNQLKTVEAQLRSQIADLEQQKIKLEDPVFIAAQARERLGFVMPGDIPYQVQLPPGATAAPVTGPDAPEVASGDPWYTSLWHTIADAPHGVSPVITPAPAPAEPTDVPADPPPAGG from the coding sequence ATGCCCGACGCGAAACGGCCCGATCCGCGCCGCCGCGGCCCTGCCCCCAGGCCGGGCAGGGCGGGCGGGGCGGGCCGTCCGCGTGCGGCGTCGCGGCGTGAACCGCGCGCCATCGAGAGCCGGGAGGGCCGTGAGGCCCGCGAAGCGGCCGACGCCCTGCAGTCCGGCGCCGGCTCCCCGGATCCCGGGCCGGACACCGTCGCCGAGGCGATCCGCAAATCGGTCGCCGAATCCGCCGAGCAGCAGTCCGATCAGCGCTTCGGGTCGGCGGCCCGGCGAGCGGCGATCCTGGCCGCGGTGGTGTGTGTGCTCACGCTGACCATCGCCGGCCCGGTGCGCACCTACTTCGCCCAGCGAACCGAGATGAATCAGTTGAAAACCGTTGAAGCGCAGCTCCGTTCGCAGATCGCGGATCTGGAGCAGCAGAAGATCAAGCTCGAAGACCCGGTGTTCATCGCGGCCCAGGCCCGGGAACGGCTGGGTTTCGTGATGCCCGGCGACATCCCGTACCAGGTGCAACTGCCTCCGGGTGCCACCGCGGCCCCGGTGACCGGCCCGGACGCCCCGGAGGTGGCCTCCGGTGATCCGTGGTACACCTCGCTGTGGCACACCATTGCCGATGCCCCACATGGGGTTTCGCCGGTGATCACTCCCGCTCCGGCGCCCGCGGAGCCGACCGACGTCCCTGCGGACCCCCCACCCGCCGGTGGTTGA
- the eno gene encoding phosphopyruvate hydratase, with product MPIIEQVGAREILDSRGNPTVEVEVALIDGTVARAAVPSGASTGEHEAVELRDGGTRYGGKGVEKAVEAVLDEIAPAVIGLSADDQRLIDQALLDLDGTPDKSRLGANAILGVSLAVARGAAESAGLPLFRYLGGPNAHILPVPMMNIINGGAHADTGVDVQEFMIAPIGAATFKEALRWGAEVYHSLKAVLKKQGLSTGLGDEGGFAPDLPGTKAALDLIGTAIEAAGFKVGSDIALALDVAATEFHTKGTGYAFEKETRTAEQMAEFYAGLLDSYPLVSIEDPLDEDDWDGWVALTSAIGDRVQLVGDDLFVTNPERLEEGIEKGAANALLVKVNQIGTLTETLDAVSLAHNSGYRTMMSHRSGETEDTTIADLAVAVGSGQIKTGAPARSERVAKYNQLLRIEEALGDAARYAGDLAFPRFAPASQ from the coding sequence GTGCCCATCATCGAACAGGTCGGAGCCCGCGAGATCCTGGACTCGCGCGGTAACCCGACCGTTGAGGTCGAGGTGGCCCTGATCGACGGAACAGTCGCCCGGGCCGCGGTGCCCTCCGGTGCGTCGACCGGCGAGCACGAGGCTGTCGAACTGCGTGACGGCGGCACCCGCTACGGCGGCAAGGGCGTGGAGAAGGCCGTGGAGGCGGTGCTCGACGAGATCGCGCCCGCGGTCATCGGGCTGTCCGCCGACGACCAGCGGCTCATCGACCAGGCGCTGCTGGATCTGGACGGCACCCCCGACAAGTCGCGGCTGGGCGCCAACGCGATCCTGGGCGTGTCCCTCGCGGTGGCCCGTGGCGCGGCGGAGTCCGCCGGCCTGCCGCTGTTCCGCTACCTCGGCGGACCCAACGCCCACATTCTGCCGGTCCCGATGATGAACATCATCAACGGCGGCGCGCATGCCGACACCGGGGTCGACGTCCAGGAATTCATGATCGCGCCGATCGGTGCGGCGACGTTCAAGGAGGCGCTGCGCTGGGGCGCGGAGGTCTACCACTCGCTCAAGGCGGTGCTCAAGAAGCAAGGCCTGTCCACCGGTCTCGGCGACGAGGGTGGTTTCGCGCCCGATCTGCCCGGCACCAAGGCCGCGCTCGATCTGATCGGCACCGCCATCGAGGCGGCGGGCTTCAAGGTGGGCTCGGATATCGCGCTGGCGCTGGACGTGGCGGCCACCGAGTTCCACACCAAGGGAACCGGTTACGCGTTCGAGAAGGAGACCCGCACCGCAGAGCAGATGGCGGAGTTCTACGCCGGCCTGCTGGATTCCTACCCGCTGGTCTCCATCGAGGACCCGCTGGACGAGGACGACTGGGATGGCTGGGTCGCGCTGACCTCCGCGATCGGAGACCGGGTGCAGCTGGTCGGTGACGATCTCTTCGTCACCAACCCCGAGCGCCTGGAGGAGGGCATCGAGAAGGGTGCCGCCAACGCGCTGTTGGTGAAGGTCAACCAGATCGGCACCCTGACCGAGACGCTGGATGCGGTGTCGCTGGCGCACAACAGCGGTTACCGCACCATGATGAGCCACCGGTCCGGCGAGACCGAGGACACCACCATCGCCGATCTGGCGGTGGCGGTGGGCAGCGGTCAGATCAAGACCGGTGCGCCGGCGCGCAGCGAGCGGGTGGCGAAGTACAACCAGCTGCTGCGCATCGAGGAAGCCCTCGGTGACGCCGCTCGCTACGCCGGTGACCTCGCCTTCCCGCGTTTTGCGCCTGCGAGCCAGTAG
- a CDS encoding lytic murein transglycosylase translates to MPGAASRRARWWRVAAVLTAALLLLASSCTFQTGDPIPEGVPPPRGAPVPEIDTNAPGRPADQLSDWAAELAPAIGIPARALEAYAYAARVAQVVNPKCNLAWTTLAGIGMVESHHGTYQGATVAPGGDVRPPIRGVQLDGTLGNMQILDTDNGVLDGDPHLDRAMGPMQFIPETWRLYGVDANNDNDISPDNFDDAALSAAGYLCWRGKDLSTPRGWMEALRAYNLSNQYARSVRDWATAYADAHPS, encoded by the coding sequence GTGCCCGGCGCGGCGAGTCGACGGGCCCGTTGGTGGCGGGTGGCCGCCGTACTGACCGCCGCGCTGCTGCTGCTGGCCTCCAGTTGCACATTCCAGACCGGTGACCCGATCCCCGAGGGCGTGCCGCCGCCGCGGGGTGCCCCGGTCCCCGAGATCGACACGAACGCTCCCGGGCGGCCCGCCGACCAGCTCAGCGACTGGGCCGCCGAACTTGCGCCCGCGATCGGTATCCCGGCCAGGGCGCTGGAGGCCTACGCCTATGCCGCGCGGGTGGCCCAGGTGGTGAATCCCAAGTGCAACCTGGCCTGGACGACGCTGGCCGGTATCGGGATGGTCGAGAGCCATCACGGCACCTATCAGGGCGCCACCGTCGCCCCGGGCGGGGACGTGCGCCCGCCGATCCGCGGGGTCCAACTGGACGGCACGCTGGGCAACATGCAGATCCTGGACACCGACAACGGTGTGCTGGACGGGGACCCGCACCTGGACCGGGCCATGGGGCCCATGCAGTTCATCCCGGAGACCTGGCGGTTGTACGGGGTGGACGCCAACAACGACAACGACATCAGCCCGGACAACTTCGACGACGCCGCGCTGTCGGCGGCGGGCTATTTGTGCTGGCGTGGCAAGGACCTGTCCACCCCGCGCGGCTGGATGGAAGCGCTGCGCGCCTACAACCTGTCCAACCAGTACGCCCGCAGCGTCCGGGACTGGGCCACCGCCTACGCCGACGCTCATCCCAGCTGA
- a CDS encoding EfeM/EfeO family lipoprotein, whose amino-acid sequence MGRHFAWQIPVVAAALILSGCSSNSSDSGSDATTSSSASGASATSSAAAAPNPLTEKAAAEYKAYAIAQIDELVAAVKVFTDAVRAGDLKAAQDAYAPSRAPWERIEPLAGLVEEIDGKIDARVDDFSGADDPEFTGWHRLEFLLFEKNTTDGGAPFADQLDADIAALKEQFPSVEVKPVDVSTGAAELIEEVSEGKITGEEDRYAKTDLWDFDANVQGARDAVGKLSPALVEADPALLGKIDAGINSVFETLGPLRRGDGWVLFCTENDPYPSARCPDVTVTPQVIDTLKAELAGLSENLSQVSGVLKLQ is encoded by the coding sequence ATGGGACGGCATTTCGCCTGGCAGATACCGGTTGTCGCGGCAGCACTGATTCTCAGCGGATGTTCGAGCAACAGCTCGGACTCCGGCTCGGATGCGACGACGTCGAGCTCCGCATCGGGCGCGTCGGCGACCAGCTCTGCCGCGGCCGCACCCAATCCGCTGACCGAGAAGGCCGCCGCCGAGTACAAGGCCTACGCGATCGCGCAGATCGACGAGCTCGTCGCCGCGGTCAAGGTGTTCACCGACGCGGTACGGGCCGGGGACCTCAAGGCAGCCCAGGACGCCTACGCCCCCTCGCGCGCGCCATGGGAGCGCATCGAACCGCTGGCCGGGCTCGTCGAGGAGATCGACGGCAAGATCGACGCCCGCGTCGACGACTTCTCCGGCGCCGACGACCCCGAGTTCACCGGGTGGCACCGCCTCGAATTCCTGCTGTTCGAGAAGAACACCACCGATGGCGGTGCCCCGTTCGCCGATCAGCTCGACGCCGACATCGCCGCGCTCAAGGAGCAGTTCCCGTCGGTCGAGGTGAAGCCGGTGGACGTGTCCACGGGCGCCGCCGAGCTGATCGAAGAGGTCTCCGAGGGCAAGATCACCGGTGAAGAGGACCGCTACGCCAAGACCGACCTGTGGGATTTCGACGCGAACGTGCAGGGTGCCCGCGATGCGGTCGGCAAGCTGAGCCCGGCACTGGTGGAGGCCGATCCGGCGCTGCTCGGCAAGATCGACGCCGGTATCAACTCGGTGTTCGAGACGCTGGGGCCGCTGCGCCGCGGTGACGGCTGGGTGCTGTTCTGCACCGAGAACGACCCGTATCCGTCCGCGCGCTGCCCCGATGTGACCGTGACGCCCCAAGTGATCGACACGCTGAAGGCCGAACTGGCCGGGCTGTCGGAGAACCTCTCGCAGGTCTCGGGAGTGCTGAAACTGCAGTGA